Within the Malus sylvestris chromosome 4, drMalSylv7.2, whole genome shotgun sequence genome, the region GTACAATGCATTCGCAAACACGAGCCTTGTTGCACCGTTAATTGATGCGGGAGGAAGAAATTCTTTGATCAGGCCACCAGTCTTCCCTTGGGCCCAAGAATTCACTTTGATTCTCACCTCATCCGCTTTGTTCTGGAAATCGACTTTGTCCGCAACTGCCTTGTAAAACACGGCCACCGCCTCTTTGAAAGAAGGCTTGATAGAGAGAGACTCATCAACCCAAAGTCCATTGGCAAAGGACAGACGGGGACCGCCACTGGCAGATCCATCTGCCAAAACCAATAGAACTATATCCGCAGCGAGGGCGTTGAGTTCGGCGGTGGAGTTGGACTTGAGAAAAGAGAGTAACTGGTCCCTCGCCGGACCCTTTGTCCCCGCCACGATCAGGCTCAAAACGATGTGGATGGACAGCGGAGAGAACACCATGTTTTTGTCCTTAGCTTCGGACAGAAGCAAAGGCTTTGTGATTCTCATAGCGGCAGCTGTTTGGCTGCGGacaaaaattctcaaatctgACAAATCCCTATCCCTAGCTATCACTGGAAGTTGGACCGGAGGAGTGGTTAGGGTTTTGGCGATGATGTTGGGGTGAATAGGCGGCTTCTTGGACCAGAAAATAAagctgaaaaataaaaacagcgAGCAGGAAATTAGTTTGAGAGGAGACGCCATCAATCGATGACCCCGTCGGAGATTTGGGATACGAACAAACAAATACTTTGACACATTTGTATGAGTATAGATCAAATATAGCTAaaaattaaggttttttttattagcacctcacatattgttgaataggggtgggttcggtacggttaccgtaccaaaacccttgtaccaattaccgtaccaaactttcggtttggtaaaatctattaccattaccgtaccaaactttcggtataccgaagttcggtattgccaaaaatttggttggcatggtatggcaatggtaattgccattttgttttgggacaaaatatgtttttgtttttttaacccaattcaagggcaaaactttttttttttgtacctttatctcatacattatagattaaattcatctattattcatcattcacaattcacacacataataattcaaatgaagcatcaagattcatcatgaaaattaagcttacaatccaaatagaagttacgaaccaaaacaaatagaagttaacaatccaaatagaaattaaagtttcaaaccaaatgaaaattggaagtaaacttcaaaaaggagaattcattgatcagttaATCAAGCTTaagatgtcgaagcttttggaggaggcattgaacttgtagaagattgagtttgtgtcaagcctacaatacaaacaaagaaaacatattaattagtagcaagaagaattaaagttgaaaaccatttaataacaaatttactaaaaaactTAAAGCAtatatttcttgttttctcttcttctatttccttgtaaaattgaagcatatttTCCGTTGCTCattgtagaagtttacttcacctgccctaagccaaccactagtacacactagtgcctccattattttaggagtcaaggataccctaaaagggttcacaaccctcctccctagactaaatgcattttcactagcaacagtagaagtgggggttacaaagatattttggctatttgtgaaaaaattagaaactcttttgtgtttgatttccacaattttaagagatcaaagtcaccaacaacaatgctaatataagtagggttttattttcaaattattggaatattataaatatgtgttatataattatgtattatataaattataaattataaattatattgtattttcggtatggtacggtaataccgtggtaatggtatccattaccaataccgtaccatgaaatttcggtacggtacaataccgtaccattaccgattggtacaaaaaatttggcacaaattcggtatggcacggttggcaattcggttggcatggcaatttggcaaaaaaatccacccctattGTTGAATGCATCCCACAAAAAATTCAATATTAAATTACTTATTTAttctactatgcaatgacaatttcgaccttattaagtttttttttttttaaaaaaagaaatttccAAATACACCCCACATCATTTTTAACTTATTATTTATCTTATTCAATTATCAAAaccctcccaccctccattgttgaacaaaattcTAACTAATGAAATTACAAACACATTGATTGAGAAAACCCTAACAAAATGTCTATGAATATGCCAATGCTATTGATCACTGTGactgcaagaaattattttctctCCAACCATACATTTTATCACTTCCCGACATTTACTATGTTGAAAAACTTCAGAACTTATGCCTTTGAACCAGCTCTGTGAATTGAAATGCCAACAGCTTGAAACTTTcaataattcttttttatttttttatttcttttgttatagAAAAGTTACATAAGAACTTGAGTTTGGATAATTCTTGAGTTTGGAAGTGACATAAGATTTTTCAATCTgcacaaagataaaaaaaaattaagataagCGTTAGCGTCCAAATCGGTCAATGATAATATGCTCTCAAGCTAGAAACGAAAAACAAGTCAATCACAGAAGTAATTAGCCTGGGAACATTAGGGTATCTAGATTCAatccatcaaaattaaaaatgagtattataaaatttgaagaaattgggGTGTATATAGAAATATAATGTGTGTtttgagaatgtggggtgtaaGGGTATTATGGAGaggtatgtggggtgtataaagataatttttaattgaaaaagtaaatgtgtggtgtattaagtatgtgaggtttattcaacaatttgtggggtgttaatataataagccaaaATTAAtccttaattttaaaaatatcactttttataaaaaatctttcaaatatatccaaaatttcACCTAAATAGACATAAATACTCTCAAttttaacaataaaataaattaaaggttttttagccaaaatgattcaTGACATTGACATAAATTCTTAATATGGTCCTTAACAATTAATGATAATCAATAGTAGTGTTTTGGAATTTGTCTATCGTGAATCATTTTAGTCTTTCTTTGAATTTGTCAATCATGATCATATtagttttttcttaaaaaatctGACATTGCTTTGTTAGTGTTATGATGTGGTGCCACGTGGGTCTCACGGATTAactttaaaaactatttttatatttaaaactaaaaatgatatTAGTAAGAAAAAAAGTGTTGAAGGCATGATTGAAATTATGCTGCTCCCACTTGCGGTAACCGCAGTGGCACTCAATATTGGTGATGAGGGGGTCGAAGGGGATAAGGTTGTGATGGTGGAGTgtagaagtgaagatgaagttGGACCGGAGCTTGAGACGACAGTAGCTAAAaagtctttaatttatttaattgttaaatttgaggGTAATTGTGTCTATATAAATgaaattttggatatatttgaaagtttttataaaaagtgacatttttgaaattaagagttaattttttgctatatttgataaatactctaTTTTGTATTTAATCACTAGATTTTATAACATCTAATCGTCTTGATTAAGAGTAATGTTGAGACTTTAAAACTTATTTAAACCAAAAATGAAATGATTCATAAAAAAAACGTAGGCAACAAGTCAGCAAAAACACTACTGCAAATAACAAATTATGATAAATAACttgagttttatttatttatatgcttacTGAACATGACAttatatttatagaatttttttttttttttttgtgtgcatCTCTCGCATAGCTTCTTCCTCATCATGATTCGTCCCCACCTCCTCATTGCCATGAAATTGGCGAGCCGAGGACGGAGAGGTTGCCAAAGTTCCTACGGTTAGTGCtacaaagaaaattgttttgagGGGAGACATGTTGCTAGCTAGCTTTTGATCTCACTGAGTAATAGTTTGCACAATGCATGGGTTTTTATACTAACTCACACACTTCTAAAGTGTCAGCTTTTATCTCTCCCATTAAACTCTGATGTACCTCACAAATTACCAATAAGGCACCATATTTTCCGTGTAAGCAACAGTGTATGAggttttgagaaaaaaatgtaaaGGGAACATAATATTGCAAGTGTGAAATGAAGAAATTGGTGTTGATGTAATTTGAAAACGTTCGACTACCCAAACAATATTTGTCCGATTGACTATCTTTACATCATTCTAACCATTATAGCAGGTCACATCCCATTTGcattatatttaggcacttagGCTAGCTTACTGTTTAATTTCATATACCAAAAGAGAGTCCCATTGAAATGAAGAGATCAAGCTGACAATTCGTggttttgttattattttaggAACTTAGGCTAGCTTACTCTCTTGGTCCAGAGTTGAATCATTACCTtaatttcttttatcatttGAATCAATGATCGGTTCATTTTAACATTCATCGTGTGATGTGGGCTGTGAATTAATATAGTGTGTGAACACAACGTTGATTGGGAATATATATGATGTGAACTATTTATTTATGCAATAATGTCAACATAAATTTGTTTTCTTGGGCATCAAGTTGCTATACATGTGTACAAAAATTTTGAAGGATCAATCACAAATGAGGAAAATAAACAGATTCAATCTAAAGTAAAAACACGCTAATTTTGAACTAGTTTTGGTATAATGCATAATCAGAAATGTAGATGAAGGAGGACCGAATCGTGATCAAAGCGGATCTCAAATTagataatgaaaattttgaaaggtACACGCACCCAGTAGACAAATTTTGACCATTCAATAAAGCTTTGGGCATTTAATTCTGATGTTTTCCTCTACTTCAACCATTATGATCTATCGTATGCTTAATTTGTCTCTTGTATTTCTTTGggtttaattttttcttttatttcggTAGTATGAATAAAGTTGTAGTGGTTATATGAAGTCTAACTACAAGATTGCCATATTTATTTCAATAGTTACgtggtttttttttgggggggggggggggcggaaGAGGTAATGATGGTCGGGGAGCGTCGAATCCGAATGAGGATGGACACAAGAGTATTGATTTTCACTATATGTGATACTAGCCCTCCTCACAACATTGCCAAATTTAAGAACATTGATCGATCAGTCCATGAGGCCAAATGATGGCCTATTTCACACTTATAAAAGCCATTCTCGTCTTTGATATATTCATCGAATTTGGCCTCATGGACTGATCGATCAATGTTCTTAAATTTGGCAATGTTGTGAGGAGGGCTAGTATCACATATAGTGAATATCAGTACTCTTGTGTCCATCCTCATTCGGATTCGACGCTCCCCGACCATCATTacctcttccccccccccccccccacccccaccccccacccccacaaccaaaaaaaaaaccacgtAACTATTGAAATAAATATGGCAATCTTGTAGTTAGACTTCATATAACCACTACAACTTTATTCATACTAccgaaataaaagaaaaaattaaaccCAAAGAAATACAAGAGACAAATTAAGCATATGATAGATCAAAATGGTTGAAGTAGAGGAAAACATCAGAATTAATTGCCCAAAGCTTTATTGAATGGTCAAAATTCGTCTACTGGGTGCGTGTacctttcaaaattttcattatctAATTTGAGATCCGCTTTGATCACAATTCGGTCCTCCTTCATGTACATTTCTGATTATGCATTATACCAAAACTAGTTCAAAATTAGTGTGTTTTTACTTTAGATTGAATATGTTTATTTTCCTCATTTGTGATTGATCCTTCAAAATTTTTGTACACATGTATAGCAACTTGATGCCCAAGAAAACAAATTTATGTTGACATTATTGCATAAATAAATAGCTCACATCATATATATTCCCAATCAACATTgtgtttgtttgtaccatacttgaccaatcccgaaactactgagcactggtcaacgttataccgtcaaggacccagaaaagtttccctccaaccaggaggccaatcacagcacgacacatgtcgacatcagaagccaatcatagcgcaacacgtgtcaacatcagaagccaatcacaacacgacacgtgtcaatgtcagaatgaaactagaaactctcttctataaatagagatcattctctcacaatatttcctaatgtcatttgtactaaattattcacttgtactcactaaatgagagcttgaacctatgtacttgtgtaaacccttcacaattaatgagaactcctctactctatggacgtagccaatctgggtgaaccacgtacatcttgtgtttgcttccctgtctctatccatttacatacttatccacactaatgaccgaagcaatctagcaaaggtcacaaacttgacagtttctgttgtaccaaagtcctcactaattttgtgcatcaacatttggcgccgtctgtgggaacgacacttactggtttccaccatttgtactctattttgaccaggcatctctctccaacatggggagtgaagaaagccacaacacacagaatgatacccatcttgcacctagtgcgaagtaacgaaagaaggaaggaaagagggttgctcttcaagctaaagtcgatgagctagaagctcagaacaacaagataacaatgaagaatgaggtcatccATGAGCAATATAAGAAGCTTTTTGAGgcgctccatgaaactaggcgtactcaaacacgcgagctcattgcccctgtggacatcaaccattatCTAGGTGCCCCCCCCTCCcgacacggagggtcacctccattcgacatgggtatccctgatgaggaacgagctaatcatcaaaacattgatcaacatgagacttctctcaacccagatgcttcgacccgaagtaggagaagtagaggaaaacatctcattgcagaagggttgaaaggatcgaaagtcgtttatcgtgactgccgaggcttcctaaagcaacgtcgagagaatcccctccacatatgctcgaagatcaatggcccaagggtttctgaaagactcggtctcATCCCACGATCCAAGCCAACTACCAATCTAGGGAAAAAACGataggtcccagaggaacatgaaggtataggggactctgaggtattccgacagactcgccctagaagtcaatacgaagagtccaaggaaaaaccacatgcctttactcaaactttcctacttctaagaggcgatggagacttacgaaagaaaattgcagtggtacatgactccactcaggacccctttgtcctacagctcattgaggaagtaaacaagttgaagaccGAACGTCAggtcgagatacctgactggaaccaacccaggcctggccctctcatgAGAAGAATCCTTGACACCccattcaagcaaagacaaaacaaaagcttggtttataactctatactggaagggatgacccaattgaacaccttaacctatttgagtccaccatggcatatcggatgcacaccgacgaagaacgatgtcttctcttcccctccaccctctctagcggagctcttaactggtattgtcgtcttccacctgagacagtagactcatttgaagaattgaggaaattgtttgtctctcaacacatcttccagaccaattgcttgcattctgcagatgacttgtacactattcaccaaaagtcagacgagtcactacgagagtatgccggtcgcttcagccatgagtattctcgctgcgctaaggcagatgacaagaccgccctcaaggccttcatggcaagcctacgtgattgtttcttcaagtacataatcaatgccaacacttggaagacctactctgaggtgatggcataggTTTACAACCACTCTTCAGCCGAAGCaatgacataccaagggaacccccatatggttaacccctatcaacaagtggcaagtggaagtcaagttctaccaagtgaggagatcttggccattcagacacccattgcatcatctcctgcctcatttagctactcactaagtcaccaaacgtatatgtctcttggtaagaggaagaatttttactctcagcaagcgcATTACAACAAGAGTGATAAAAGTTAATATCAAGACAACTAGGGGTGAACATGCCGTccactattatgactatggggccaagcctcactctttcaaagtggaggactaggtactgaaggaaatgctattataagaaggcatacgcattacaaatgttttgac harbors:
- the LOC126618505 gene encoding serpin-ZX-like: MASPLKLISCSLFLFFSFIFWSKKPPIHPNIIAKTLTTPPVQLPVIARDRDLSDLRIFVRSQTAAAMRITKPLLLSEAKDKNMVFSPLSIHIVLSLIVAGTKGPARDQLLSFLKSNSTAELNALAADIVLLVLADGSASGGPRLSFANGLWVDESLSIKPSFKEAVAVFYKAVADKVDFQNKADEVRIKVNSWAQGKTGGLIKEFLPPASINGATRLVFANALYFKGVWEEKFDALNTKEHDFNLLDGSSVRAHFMTSDKWQFVRAFDGFKILQLPYRQGGEEEGKRPRRRFSMYLILPDAEDGLPGLVDKVCSGSDFLNRHQPYGKVEVGDFKIPRFKFSSDLEASKTLKDLGLVLPFTSELTEMVNWLPSGDAFNMLHKSCIEVNEEGTEAAAITGILAGSSLNPPDKIDFVADHPFMFVIREEITGTVLFIGQVLNPLAG